Proteins from one Telopea speciosissima isolate NSW1024214 ecotype Mountain lineage chromosome 1, Tspe_v1, whole genome shotgun sequence genomic window:
- the LOC122638599 gene encoding K(+) efflux antiporter 5-like, translating to MWCKIIKGCIGSFLSMSSTAVVIKFLVERNGNNALHGQVTIGTLIFQDCSVGVLFALLPVLGGNSGLLNGMISMAKQLLVLSIFLTTASILSWSFVPHFLKLMIQLSSQTNELYQLTAVAFCLLSAWVSAKQSSFNAP from the exons ATGTGGTGCAAAATTATCAAAGGGTGTATTGGCTCCTTCTTATCAATGTCATCAACTGCAGTT GTCATAAAGTTTCTGGTGGAGAGGAATGGCAACAATGCTCTTCATGGTCAAGTCACAATTGGAACTCTTATTTTTCAG GATTGTTCTGTTGGCGTACTGTTTGCTCTTCTCCCTGTTTTGGGTGGAAATAGTGGCCTTTTGAATGGGATGATTTCAATGGCAAAGCA ATTGCTTGTGCTATCTATATTCCTTACCACTGCATCTATATTATCTTGGTCCTTTGTTCCTCACTTCTTGAAGCTAATGATACAACTATCTTCACAG ACCAATGAACTTTATCAGCTTACTGCTGTAGCATTCTGTTTATTATCTGCTTGGGTAAGTGCAAAACAATCTTCCTTCAATGCACCATAG